aTATGTAATTTCATATTGATGGGTGAGCAGGCGCCCAGGTTCGAGTCCAACCTGTggcccctccctctctctgacCGCTCTCGTCACTTTCATTTaaggaaaaatataaatatatgtacatgtaactatttaatttcatatttatgattttaatgaatggaaACAAGCAGCAGAATCAAAGAAATAGACAAACTGACAGATCTTTGTCACATGTGACGCGCGTCAGTTCACGAATCATTTCACGCTTGTTTTTATGAAAGAACGACGTGTTGAATATTTGGACTTGCTGTCTGCGTGTTTAAATAACGTTTGTTTCGATCTGTTCCAGAGAACAGGAGCGCGAGCTTCTGTTTCAGAAGAAGGGAAAGAGGCCGAGAGGCCGACCTCGAAAGATTCAGGTGAAACACGCCGACCCCGCCTCCTGATTCTGTctcatgacctctgacccctctTGCTCATCCCgttctgtttctgttctgcaGCCAGCGCCCACCGTCACGAAGGACGACcgctcctcgtcctcctcttcctctggcCTGTCATCAACcgcctcctcgtcttcctcagAGGATGAAGAGCACACAAAGAAGGTGAAGCCCGCCCCCCGCGTCCACCCCGTCCCTCAGAAGAGGCCTCAGATCCTGCTCGCCAAACCTGACACCCCCCGAAAGAAGAAGCGAGGGAGGAAGCCGCTGCACCCCGACCTGAGGGCTCTAAGGCAGGCAAAGAGCCGCCCTCCCCCGCCGCCTTCTCCACCCGGTCCACGCCACCACCAGCTGCCCAGAGACGAGCCGCGGGCCAGCGTGAAGAAGCCACTGCAGCCGGCCAGCTTCACCTACACCGGCCTGAGCCGGAGCGCCAGAGAGGAGGCCGGCTCCGCCTCCCAGACCTCTTCTGCCTCCTTCTCCCAGGCCTCCAAACCCGGTGGGCTTGGCTGCATTTGGACCAATCGTTCGCTCTCAACCTCCTCCCTGTCCTCCAGCTCCACCTCCCAAAACAAAGCCACGCCCACCGCACAGAATAAGAACTCTCTGTCAGAGCTGAAGCGCTCCGTCCCGGAGATCGGCAGAGGAGACGGCTTTAAGGTGACGCCTGTGAAGCAGGGCGGAGCCTCTGGGTCGCTGGGACTGCACAGCAGCTTTGGAGGAGGCGCAGTGgtgcagcgccccctgctggctcaGAGGAGGCAGGATGGCAGCGGTGGTCAGAGCGGGGTGGCTCCACACAAGCATCTGAGCACGAGTTTGTCCAAACCGCCATCGTCAGCATCGCCGTCGCCCCGAGACAGAGCCAGCCAGGCGCTGAGCCTCCGCGCCCTTAACCTGCAGAGCGTCGGCAAACTGCCGCCCACGAGCGGCCTTCAAGGAAGCAACACTAGCGGGGTGGCGGTAGCTAGAGCGAACCCACGGAGTAGTGGCAGTGGGATGGTCATAAAAGGAGGAGCGAAAGATGCTCGCACTGGAGGCGGAGCTCCAGAGCAGGGCATGACGAAGGACAAACTGACGGGTGGTGGCGCTGCTCGAGGGAATAGTGGCGTGAGGCAGGACGGCCGTAAACACGTGCTCGGCTCTCAGAACAGGAACCTGAACGAGCTCAGCACCGGCGACTCCGACGAGACTAGCACCAGCGAGTCAGAGACGGAAGACCCTCTGTTTCCTAGCAACAGCAGACCCAGCCGCGGCAACAACGCCACCGACTCTGACACGGAGACGGACTGGAGGCCGGCGCGGAGCCTCCTGGAACACGTGTTCGTCACAGACGTCACAGCCAACTTCATCACGGTGACAGTGAAGGAGTCGCCAACCAGCGTGGGCTTCTTCAGCTCCCGGAACCACTGAGCCGGGCGTCTGCTCGCTTCCTAGAACAGCTCAGGGTTCCTACACCTCTCTGGAAATCCAACACGCAGTCATTCCCGGCGCCTCCAGGGCGACCCTTCGGTtccaagaaacaaaaacacggTGGAGAGATCGGATcgagcaggaagctcctgacagTCGGCAGTAGGAACCCTGACGTTCAGACCCCGTTCACACCTGTGATCAGTCTGCCGACCTTTAACCTGCAAACAGGTCACCTTcacagggtcagaggtcaggcgACTTTCATACCTTTTTAGACCTTCCTACCTTCCTGTTAGGAcggaaaatgcattaaaaaaagtcaataaaacaaaatgttccCTTCCTCTGAGATGTAATACACTACGACTGCCAGGAGGGGGCGCTAATGTAGGGCTCAGATTAAGCTCATAAATATTGTGTCGTCGTCTGAttgacaaacacagttttaaactGAACTAtgtgaaaatgttacttttttgtaTCTAAAGTTGAGAATTTGTGCTTGTAACGATAATTACGATTATCTGTctcatgacctctgacccctctTGCTCATCCCgttctgtttctgttctgcaGCCAGCGCCCACCGTCACGAAATGGAAGGGTAAAATGTATTACCCTTCCAGGACCTGAAGCTCAGTCAAGCTCCACTCTGACAGCCaaaccatctgttctctgattggattgttaaatttgtgattcACGTGATattgaccaatcagctgaaaggaagaaaattGGGTCAAAATTTGTACTTGTAAGTTAAAAGTGACAGAGTGAGGGAGCAGAGAGGTTTACACTTCGGATCTGTaaccttaacaaaaaaaatgtgtaacctgtgtaaatattttttagacacacacaaattctcatCTACAGATGCACAAACATAACGTTTCTTTAGATATTTTAGTTTACAAAGTTCTAAAACTACTACTCAGATTTACGAGCACAGTTTGACTCCACACTAATGAACCTAACAGCTGATTGCTGCCATCGTGGAGGGAAAagtctgtatgtttgtttgAACTGCAGGATCATCCTCGCAGTTTAAAGTTTCGTCTGTACTGAGCACGCTCAGGTCGagcaaacaaacagctgctcgttGTCTGCATATAAACACTCCCGCCTCACCTCTGGTTTCTCTCTGTCTTAAACACAGAGAGCGTCAGGTGTTTGTCAGGAAGGTGTTCAGGTATGAAAGTAGGTCAGGCCGAGGTCCCACGCAGCTGAGACCAAACCAAAGTCAGGATGAGGCTTTGATGATGTCGTAAATGACACATTGATTTCATTGGCTGGAAGCCCCTCGAAGCTGGCGCAGGCTTCTGCACCCTCTGCTTCTGCTTAGAAAGGAAGTGACGTCCTTCTCGGCGCTTCCTGATCAGCGGGGATAACTCAAGCTTCCCCACAGACCAGCCAAAAAACCCTGGAAGACAGAATTATTGATCCGATTGTTTCTGAGCGACACGCCGCCCACatccacagctgctgtcactgaCTGTCACAGCCAGCGGCTCCGAGGCGTGAAGCCACGTGAAACCACGCCACTATGAGTTGGTTTGTTTCTCATCCGAAAATCCTTTTTGTTCAGTCGCCCGATAAAAAGATGATGGAAACCGTCCGCTCGGTTTTTCTCACATTGCTGAAGCGTCTCGGGCCGCGTCACGGATGCGTTTTGGTGCTACGCCGCTTACAGCACAGTCCGACTACTCTGGCGTCCTTCAGGAGGCTTTGTGTGCTCGCCTCCTCAGGTCTGATGGGTGTCTAAACGGGGTCTGGACTCACAGGTGGACAGCGCCTCTCCGGTGCCTCAGGTTCCCCCCTCACAGCAGGACTGTTGGACCGCCGCTCGGCGGGATTAGCTCCAGGaggacatttgtgtttgttggACGTACGTGGCTTCTTCCAGggcagcatgtttaaaaaaagaagtttcCTCCAGCCGTCGTCTTTCAGTTCTCTTTGGACCAAAGCTGTTACGAATGTGTGTCGTTCTCAGTGTGGTATCGACAGTGTTTCGTGCACTACGTGCAGTATAAGCTCATGAGACATCCCATAATCACTtctatatatgtacatatatatatttagcagTTTTGTACCATTTGAAACCATCGCCGTGTCTTTTGGAGGTGAAATATGTGTTaatttatatttgtaaatatgtcttTCATGTGATATGTAATGATCTATGGGTGCTCATTTTGGCTTTTAGCGTCACGCACCTGTAGCCTGAAATAAACCGGAAGCACCTGAAACTTCACGGCTCGCTCGGTGTGTCTGTGCGCTACCGTGTTTCACCACCAGGTGGCAGCGCTGCACAGAGAGCAAAGTGGATGCAGGTGCTCGCTGACGGTTGATGACCAGGAAAAGTTTTAAATGAATGcagttaacaggaagtttgcAGGTCATACGTAGGTCATATGATGTCACACCAGTGACATCATCAGGTCACATGAACGGAGCGTCCAACTGAGACAAAGCACTGTTGATAAATCAGCTCCTGTAATAATGTGATAAACGCAGAATTGATTTTTCTTGTGTTAAAAATGACATTAATTAACctgtaaataaaattacatattAATAGactgttttaaaaatatgtttaaaataaaaagcaaatattttaaacatttaaaatgaataaattataattaaaatgtttttcaaaacaatattaaaaagatcaaaataaaaccatgaataaatattagaatttaaaaaaacgccTTAATTgtgatttaataataattaacagGGAATGtgatgaataattaaaaaagtcAATTACAAAGTAAAAtactgaaattaaaaaagttaaaaattatttttgtaaaattgtattttaataAGCAAACCAAGAGATTTCAGAAACTATAAATAATGAAATCAAATCTGTTGTCAGGTTGATGCCACAGCAGCCATAAATAAACGGTTTCTTCTTTATGTTTAACGGTGACTCTTTAAGGAGAAACGAGAGTGAAGCACATGATCGTCGTGGTTATCGTTCCATTAACATACAAACTGGACTGATAACTTCTCAGTTCTCACAGACGTGTCGGCTCAGACTGTAAAAATAGGAATTCAGTTTATTATTTCTAATAAGTAACATACGTTTTAGTGTTTCGCAGATTCTTGAAAtagttgttttgattttatgacAATAAAAATGGTAAAATTTTAAATATAGACATAAATATAATACAGGTAGCAGGACCtcgtcaatgtttcttcattttttctgttttttgtactGAATTTGATAAAAAGGTGTTTTACAGGCGCAGCGCCTCCAACTGGAATCAGCTGAAAAGTCATAAACACGTCTTTAAAAAACCCGAGATGATATTTCTGAGATGAATTTTAAACGGTTTAagccaggggtccccaatcccagtccacgaggtccctgcaggttttagatgtgtccttgatccatcacagctgatttaaatggataaatgacctcctcaacatgtcctgaagttctccagagaccTGATGATGAActcatcatgtgattcaggtgtgttgacccagggtgagatctaaaacctgcaggacaccggccctcgtggactgagattggggacccctggctTAAGGCCTCAGAGTTAATCATGAGGGGGCGTGGTCAGATAGGCCACACCCTAATCGTGAAACTGACATTGGGGTAAAATGATGCACAGAGACAGATTTTATATCGGGCTGTGGACGAGTTCATTTTAACTGTGGGTCTGACTCAGTGTGGAGCCTCCAGTGGACGTCAGGGGAACTGCAGCTTTGTTTCCGTCACTTTGAGCTTCCAGGTTTTCATGAAAAACTCCGAGCTTCTGTTTGGGATTCACGCAGAAACAAAACACGACAGCGAGAGACGTCAGATTAATGCAGGCGTCACacactgatgtgtgtgtgtgtgtgtgtgtgtgtgtgtgtgatttatggTCAGAGCCGAGCAGAGAGGTGGAATTTTCCCAAAATATGTTTGAGTAAACTGCTGGGAGACAGCAGCCCTCACAGCTCGCTGGTGTGCATGAACAGTTTGAACAGTGTGGGGCAGTGTAACACCCCCCCCGAGCTGCACGCTACAGCAATGGAGGACGCCGCTTCTCTCCGACTCCTGGTAATGCAGCTGTTGTCCTGAGGACTCAGAATGAGACACACCTTCACTCACAGGTGGAGAAGTTATGCTTAGTTCACTGATGGAGGAGCGCAGGAAGCTACACACCACTGCCCCCTTGTGGCTGCTCCTGACGCTACAGTCGCATCCaaataactgaaaatgaaaaatatgaagttatcattaaatttgTACCTGAGCGCGTTATTTATTCTAAACGTTGGACACATTCTGTTTAGTcagaaatcaaataaataaatcaaagtaaTATTACATGAATAACATTAAGGGTTATGAGAAATGTTAGAAGTAAAaatatgctaaaaaaaaaattgttgaatAAAAACCTGAAAAAGACTCTTCAGCAGCTCTGTGTCTGCAGACGGAGGCGTCTCCCTGCTGCCACAAATACAGCCAGACTGCCATCAGCCTGCTGCTGTGAGACATCCAGCAGCTGACCTTCAGCGATCATCTGCATCACCCCGCCACGACCCGAGGATCTGACCTCTGACCGGAAGACCCTGACTGTGTTTACTCTGCTGacaccccccacacacacacacatatactcaATGACGCATGCTGCCTTGTACAGTATGACCTGTACATGTCCAGAAACCTTGGAAACTCCTCACGCTGCTCCACCCTTTTCTCTGAGTGGGAGGTGCTCATTCTCATTCCTAATGCTTCGCACTCAGCTGCAAACTACCCCAAGCTGGAGGTCGCCATCTGATGAAGCCAAGACAACCACATCTGAGACCAGAGAGTCCAACACGCTCCACCCTTGGCTACACCCAGATTCTTTGAGAAAGGAACCACCAGGAGCGAGTCGGGCTTTGCTGAAAACCCAGCAGAGGCTAAACACTCGTGATCAGCTTGTGTCCTGCTGTGCTCGGGGCTGTGATTGGAGGATCGGTGCTTCGTGCAGTCTTTAaaccaggggtccccaatctcagtccacgagggccggtgtccctgcaggttttagatgtgtccttgatccatcacagctgatttaaatggatgattgacctcctcaacatgtcttggggttctccagaagcctgatGATGAACTAAGCATGTGATTCagatgtgttgacccagggtgagatctaaaacctgcaggacaccggccctcgtggactgagattggggacccctgctgtAGAGGAACTACAAACATATTCTTGACTACACTCGATGTAGAATAAAGTGCTGCAGGAAGCGTCTGCCTGctgggaaaaaggaaaacaattcaGGAAATTCCAGAAATGGAGGAAAAAATGTGTCGACtctaaaacagagagagacTCTGCACGTTTGTGACATTTTATATAGAAATGAAAGTATATTTCTACAGcgtgagtgtctgtgtgctgCTCATCGTCTGTCTCTGGTTACTAATGTTGTGCTTACAGATTTTACACACTGACACGTTTGTTGCACCACAGGCAGTCCAGCACGGCACGCGGACTGCGGTGTACGCGTCGGCTCCTggcagtctcctctgaacatgGGGTTTATGACGTGTGGGCGGGGACGCCGGCGGCGGCCGGGCCAGCCGGGTGGGTGGCCACAGATGCCGACTGTCTCCTCGCACTGCAGTGAAACCCTTGAAACACGTGGGTGTGACATCCGACATCTCCCACTCATCCCACCTGCAGTCTGTTTTCCAggcgctccgtctctgctgCACAGACTCAGCGTGACTCCGAGTGAACTCATCATTTATGTAACTGTGCCACAAAACACGGCCTGAAATCATGAAAACGCGTCAGACATGGCAGATTGATTTCACTTCGTTTCATTGAGCTCATGTTTGGAGGACGATGGGCTGCAGACGTGTTCCTGTTGGAGGGTTTTCACGTTCAACTGATCATTTGAAACTTTGCGTTTTTGTGCCACTTTCGGACAGAAATGTTTCACGAACATTATTTTACTTAATATGTGATTCAGATCTTCACAGTGGTTTAGCTGTGGTCCGTAGAGCTCCTCACATGGTCCAAGACGAAGCACCACGTCTCAAAGCTACCgcggtaaagtgagccgtcatttgtgagccgcggtcaagccagccgccTCCTATCCGCCGCATAAATTTCCTTGCGCTTTTACACCAGTCTTTAGGGTAGCGCCTTTTCGCTTTATTGTCAaaggagtttggaaagaaaagcgtctggacttctttaagttgcttgaagacgtttcacctctcatccgagaagcttcttcagttctaaggtcaaatggtggagagtcccagatataaacctagtgggagtttcccccccacagagggacaaaaggaccccctgatgatcctctaatcgcctgagccaaggtgggaaactgggtgtgggtcccaatcagccagagtttcgggtgtgttcattgtgaaacctggccccaccttatcatgcgaattcctgagatcagatggcccaggatgtgagtgggtgttaaggcgtctgggaaggatctcaaaactggattatagatggcagagagtttcGCTTTATATCCTGATTGAAAGCCTAGACCCGCGCACACGTGCGCGCGCACGAACTgtcacacgcgcgcgcgcacacacacacaaattacaatGGAACAGCCCAATACAGCCATCGCAACAGTCTGGTTGCatattcaaaaattcattaaaaatcattcttAAAAGTTGATGCCAAGCTTTCAGCACAATCCTCTTCTGGGACACCTACTTTACCTCTGGGCCAGGTTTTacccagatttactgtaatattaCTCAGAAATCACAGTAAACTCATATTCAgtgcaatacagtcaatacactacaattatgtCTATTTcacaaattcattaaaaatcatcctgaatagttgatgtccaactttcaacacattccttctctgggacacctactgtacctgtgtgccatgTTTcgtccagatttactgtaaaattCCTCAAAAATGAAAGGACATTTATATgcaattcaatacagtcaatacaattatGTCaaattcaaaaattcattacaAATCATCCTGAATAGTTAAGGTTCGACTTTCAACACATTCCTTCTccgggacacctactgtacctctGTACCAAATATCATCCAGATTTATTGTAATATtactcagaaattaaaggacaTGTATATTGAATTCAATACACTTACTTAAATATTGCATCatattcaaaaattcattaaaaatcatccataatagttgag
Above is a genomic segment from Maylandia zebra isolate NMK-2024a linkage group LG8, Mzebra_GT3a, whole genome shotgun sequence containing:
- the LOC101465599 gene encoding chromobox protein homolog 2; this translates as MEGVTVGQVFDAECILSKRPRKGKFEYLVKWRGWSSKHNSWEPEENILDPRLLAAFHKREQERELLFQKKGKRPRGRPRKIQPAPTVTKDDRSSSSSSSGLSSTASSSSSEDEEHTKKVKPAPRVHPVPQKRPQILLAKPDTPRKKKRGRKPLHPDLRALRQAKSRPPPPPSPPGPRHHQLPRDEPRASVKKPLQPASFTYTGLSRSAREEAGSASQTSSASFSQASKPGGLGCIWTNRSLSTSSLSSSSTSQNKATPTAQNKNSLSELKRSVPEIGRGDGFKVTPVKQGGASGSLGLHSSFGGGAVVQRPLLAQRRQDGSGGQSGVAPHKHLSTSLSKPPSSASPSPRDRASQALSLRALNLQSVGKLPPTSGLQGSNTSGVAVARANPRSSGSGMVIKGGAKDARTGGGAPEQGMTKDKLTGGGAARGNSGVRQDGRKHVLGSQNRNLNELSTGDSDETSTSESETEDPLFPSNSRPSRGNNATDSDTETDWRPARSLLEHVFVTDVTANFITVTVKESPTSVGFFSSRNH